A single region of the Arsenicicoccus dermatophilus genome encodes:
- a CDS encoding R3H domain-containing nucleic acid-binding protein, translated as MSTSTPEHAPEVDDDATMAPDHAGESPAEAAAGTGSRAARLQLLEREGEVAADFLETLLDIADMDGDIDVDVDGDRASVAIVDSEEGRVPRRLVGDHGRVLEALQELTRLAVQAETGERSRLMLDVAGHRAARRTELIELARDAVRRAKDTGEEQALAPMSAFERKVVHDEVLAGGLSSESEGAEPHRHVVVLPA; from the coding sequence GTGAGCACGAGCACCCCTGAGCACGCCCCCGAGGTCGACGACGACGCGACGATGGCCCCCGACCACGCCGGGGAGAGCCCCGCGGAGGCCGCGGCGGGCACCGGCAGCCGTGCGGCCCGTCTGCAGCTGCTCGAGCGCGAGGGCGAGGTGGCCGCCGACTTCTTGGAGACGCTGCTCGACATCGCGGACATGGACGGCGACATCGACGTGGACGTCGACGGCGACCGCGCGTCGGTGGCCATCGTCGACTCCGAGGAGGGCCGCGTCCCCCGCCGCCTGGTCGGCGACCACGGCCGCGTCCTGGAGGCGCTGCAGGAGCTGACTCGCCTCGCGGTGCAGGCCGAGACGGGCGAGCGCAGCCGGTTGATGCTGGACGTCGCCGGTCACCGGGCGGCCCGCCGCACCGAGCTGATCGAGCTGGCCCGCGACGCCGTGCGCCGGGCCAAGGACACCGGCGAGGAGCAGGCCCTGGCACCGATGTCGGCCTTCGAGCGCAAGGTGGTCCACGACGAGGTCCTCGCCGGTGGCCTCAGCTCGGAGTCCGAGGGTGCCGAGCCCCATCGTCACGTCGTGGTCCTGCCGGCCTGA
- the rsmG gene encoding 16S rRNA (guanine(527)-N(7))-methyltransferase RsmG, translated as MAERPSDGAVPEVGAALPSVPPEALQVYGDHLERAEAFVATLGTSGVEHGLIGPREVLRLWERHVLNCAVVAELVPPSVEVVDVGSGAGLPGLALAIARPDVRVHLVEARQRATDWLGATAAALDLDNVAVHHARAQDVVGRIEVPFATARAVTRLGQLTRWCAPLLAPGGVILALKGRSVQQELSDEDAELTAAGVVAATVVTCGSWLDEPTTVARLRLADTHRPGVPIETVSALRRGRAGKGRRPR; from the coding sequence ATGGCCGAGCGTCCGTCCGACGGCGCCGTCCCCGAGGTGGGGGCGGCGCTGCCGTCTGTGCCCCCCGAGGCGCTCCAGGTGTATGGCGATCACCTGGAGCGGGCCGAGGCCTTCGTGGCGACGCTGGGAACCTCGGGGGTGGAGCACGGCCTGATCGGTCCCCGGGAGGTGCTGCGGCTGTGGGAGCGGCACGTGCTCAACTGTGCGGTCGTCGCCGAGCTCGTGCCCCCCTCGGTCGAGGTGGTCGACGTCGGCTCCGGTGCCGGTCTGCCCGGACTGGCTCTCGCGATCGCGCGTCCGGATGTCCGGGTGCATCTCGTCGAGGCCCGTCAGCGGGCCACCGACTGGCTGGGAGCGACCGCCGCGGCCCTCGACCTGGACAACGTCGCTGTGCATCACGCCCGGGCCCAGGATGTCGTGGGGCGGATCGAGGTGCCCTTCGCGACGGCCCGCGCCGTGACCCGGCTCGGCCAGCTGACCCGGTGGTGCGCTCCGTTGCTCGCGCCCGGTGGGGTGATCCTGGCCCTCAAGGGCCGCAGCGTCCAGCAGGAGCTCTCCGATGAGGACGCCGAGCTGACGGCGGCGGGCGTCGTGGCGGCAACGGTGGTCACCTGTGGCAGCTGGCTGGACGAGCCCACCACGGTGGCGCGGCTGCGCCTCGCCGACACTCATCGACCCGGTGTTCCCATCGAGACGGTGTCTGCGCTGCGACGGGGGCGGGCGGGCAAGGGCAGACGCCCGCGCTGA
- a CDS encoding ParA family protein: protein MHVVTEPLPRPARTRVMTVANQKGGVGKTTTTVNIAAALALGGLRVLVIDLDPQGNASTALGIPHHAEVPSVYDVLVDGLPIADAVQSCPDIEGLYCAPATIDLAGAEIELVSLVAREMRLERALTAYLRTMEDRGERIDYVLVDCPPSLGLLTINAFVAAEEVFIPIQCEYYALEGLSQLLKNIELIKAHLNPSLHVSTILLTMYDARTRLSSQVADEVRRHFGRQVISASVPRSVRISEAPSHGQTVMTYEPNSTGAKSYAAAAVEIARQPAGDGGKR, encoded by the coding sequence ATCCACGTGGTCACCGAGCCGCTCCCGCGGCCCGCCCGGACGCGCGTGATGACGGTGGCCAACCAGAAAGGTGGCGTCGGCAAGACCACCACGACGGTGAACATCGCCGCGGCGCTGGCGCTGGGCGGGCTGCGGGTGCTCGTGATCGATCTGGACCCCCAGGGCAACGCGTCCACCGCGCTGGGCATCCCGCACCACGCCGAGGTGCCGAGCGTCTACGACGTGCTCGTGGATGGTCTGCCGATCGCCGATGCCGTGCAGAGCTGTCCGGACATCGAGGGCCTCTACTGCGCCCCGGCCACCATCGACCTGGCGGGCGCCGAGATCGAGCTGGTCTCTCTCGTGGCCCGCGAGATGCGCCTCGAGCGTGCGCTGACGGCCTACCTGCGGACCATGGAGGACAGGGGCGAACGGATCGACTACGTGCTGGTCGACTGCCCGCCCAGCCTTGGGCTGCTGACGATCAACGCCTTCGTCGCCGCCGAGGAGGTCTTCATCCCCATCCAGTGCGAGTACTACGCGCTCGAGGGCCTGTCGCAGCTGCTCAAGAACATCGAGCTGATCAAGGCTCACCTCAACCCCTCGCTGCACGTGTCGACCATCCTGCTGACCATGTATGACGCCCGAACCCGGCTCTCCTCCCAGGTGGCCGACGAGGTGCGGCGTCACTTCGGGCGGCAGGTCATCTCCGCCAGCGTGCCGCGGTCCGTCCGCATCTCCGAGGCGCCCAGCCACGGCCAGACCGTCATGACGTACGAGCCCAACAGCACCGGAGCCAAGTCCTACGCCGCGGCAGCGGTGGAGATCGCCCGGCAGCCTGCCGGGGACGGAGGGAAGCGATGA
- a CDS encoding D-alanine--D-alanine ligase family protein: MTTVLVLSGGLSHEREVSVRSGRRLGEALRSKGFQVHHADLDRGLLPLIDSLRPDLVWPTLHGSPGENGSLRDVLDHLRVPYVGPCGPGARLAWDKPVAKALVARAGVATPAHVAVAHSTFRQLGAGSVLERITADLGLPLAVKPARGGSALGLHLATTSLELGAALVDAYAYDDLALVEHVVTGTEVSVTVLEEADGARRALAPVEICPVDGIFDYDHMYTAGETEYFAPARLAADALEAAREAALTAHEVLDHRHLSRTDLIVDEAGVPWFLECSVSPGLTETSQVPIALAGTGLRPADVYAEIAERVVAQHDA, from the coding sequence ATGACCACCGTCCTCGTCCTGTCCGGCGGCCTCTCGCACGAGCGTGAGGTCTCGGTCCGCTCGGGTCGTCGCCTCGGAGAGGCCCTGCGCAGCAAGGGCTTCCAGGTGCACCACGCCGATCTGGATCGCGGCCTGCTGCCCCTGATCGACTCCCTGCGGCCGGACCTGGTGTGGCCCACCCTGCACGGCAGCCCGGGCGAGAACGGGTCCTTGCGAGACGTGCTGGACCATCTGCGGGTGCCGTACGTCGGTCCATGCGGTCCCGGCGCGCGGTTGGCGTGGGACAAGCCGGTCGCGAAGGCTCTGGTCGCCCGGGCCGGGGTGGCCACCCCGGCCCACGTGGCCGTGGCGCACAGCACCTTCCGCCAGCTGGGCGCGGGCAGCGTGCTGGAGCGCATCACCGCCGACCTCGGCCTGCCGCTCGCGGTCAAGCCGGCCCGGGGCGGGTCCGCCCTCGGTCTCCACCTCGCCACCACCTCCCTTGAGCTCGGGGCTGCCCTCGTGGATGCCTATGCCTACGACGACCTCGCCCTCGTCGAGCACGTGGTCACGGGCACCGAGGTCTCGGTCACGGTCCTCGAGGAGGCGGACGGTGCCCGGCGCGCGCTCGCGCCGGTGGAGATCTGCCCGGTCGACGGCATCTTCGACTACGACCACATGTACACCGCCGGCGAGACGGAGTACTTCGCCCCGGCTCGGCTGGCTGCCGACGCGCTCGAGGCGGCCCGCGAGGCGGCCCTCACGGCGCACGAGGTGCTCGATCACCGGCACCTGTCCCGCACCGACCTCATCGTCGACGAGGCAGGGGTGCCGTGGTTCCTGGAGTGCAGCGTCTCCCCCGGCCTCACCGAGACGAGCCAGGTGCCCATCGCGCTCGCCGGGACCGGCCTGCGTCCGGCGGACGTGTATGCCGAGATCGCCGAGCGGGTCGTCGCGCAGCACGACGCCTGA
- a CDS encoding PLP-dependent aminotransferase family protein produces MTDQHPVGSRLDPWVESYAARTTGMKVSEIRALFAVASRPEVVSLAGGMPSIDALPLPDVGATVDRLLREQGLTALQYSSGQGDPVLREQLLDVMRLEGLDVHPDDIVMTTGSQQALDLVSRVFLDPGDVVVAESPSYVGALGVFAAYQADVVHVPCDGDGLVPEALDEHLTRLLAQGRRIKFLYTVPTFQNPAGTALCDERRPRVLEVCRRHGVLVVEDNPYGLLGFEGRTYDALRSLDEEGVIYLGTFSKIFAAGLRVGWAVAPHAVKEKLVLANEAAILCPSAFTQAVASRYLAELDWQKQTAGLRELYRERRDAMAQALTALLPQATWHRPRGGLFFWIELPEGLDTKAMLPLAVKELVAYAPGTGFYADGSGRRNARLNFSYPAPDRIHEGVRRFATVVEREQELLETFGPCARTSHEGPRVLLPSPEVS; encoded by the coding sequence ATGACCGACCAGCACCCCGTGGGCTCCCGGCTGGACCCCTGGGTGGAGTCCTACGCCGCACGGACCACCGGCATGAAGGTCAGCGAGATCCGGGCGTTGTTCGCCGTCGCCTCGCGACCGGAGGTGGTCTCCCTTGCGGGCGGCATGCCGAGCATCGACGCCCTCCCGCTGCCCGACGTGGGCGCCACGGTGGACCGGCTGCTGCGCGAGCAGGGGTTGACGGCGCTGCAGTACTCCTCCGGCCAGGGCGACCCGGTGCTGCGCGAGCAGCTGCTGGACGTGATGCGGCTGGAGGGCCTGGACGTCCATCCCGACGACATCGTCATGACGACGGGCTCCCAGCAGGCCCTGGACCTGGTGTCTCGGGTCTTCCTCGACCCCGGTGACGTGGTGGTCGCCGAGTCTCCTTCGTACGTCGGGGCGCTCGGGGTCTTCGCGGCATACCAGGCGGATGTCGTGCACGTGCCCTGCGACGGCGACGGGCTGGTCCCGGAGGCTCTGGACGAGCACCTCACGCGTCTGCTCGCCCAGGGCCGGCGCATCAAGTTCCTCTACACCGTCCCGACCTTCCAGAACCCCGCCGGCACCGCGCTCTGCGACGAGCGGCGCCCCCGCGTGCTCGAGGTCTGTCGCCGGCACGGCGTCCTGGTCGTCGAGGACAATCCCTACGGCCTGCTGGGTTTCGAGGGCCGCACCTACGACGCGCTGCGGTCGTTGGACGAGGAGGGGGTCATCTACCTCGGGACCTTCTCCAAGATCTTCGCCGCCGGGCTGCGGGTCGGCTGGGCGGTGGCGCCGCACGCCGTCAAGGAGAAGCTGGTGCTCGCCAACGAGGCGGCCATCCTGTGTCCCAGCGCCTTCACCCAGGCCGTCGCGTCCCGCTACCTCGCCGAGCTCGACTGGCAGAAGCAGACCGCCGGGCTGCGCGAGCTCTATCGCGAGCGGCGTGACGCGATGGCGCAGGCACTCACCGCCCTGCTGCCCCAGGCCACCTGGCACCGACCGCGCGGGGGGTTGTTCTTCTGGATCGAGCTGCCCGAGGGTCTGGACACCAAGGCGATGCTTCCGCTGGCGGTCAAGGAGCTCGTGGCCTACGCGCCGGGCACGGGGTTCTACGCCGACGGCTCCGGCCGCCGCAACGCCCGCCTCAACTTCTCCTATCCGGCTCCCGACCGCATCCACGAGGGCGTGCGCCGCTTCGCCACCGTCGTGGAGCGGGAGCAGGAGCTCCTCGAGACCTTCGGTCCCTGTGCCCGCACCAGCCACGAGGGCCCCCGGGTCCTCCTGCCCTCCCCGGAGGTGTCATGA
- the trxA gene encoding thioredoxin: MGANTKDTTDATFEQDVLQSSKPVLVDFWATWCGPCRQIAPILDEIAGAHADKIDVVKVDVDASPQTAAKYGVTSIPMLNLYVNGEVVKTIVGAQPKPKLLKELEDYLS, translated from the coding sequence ATGGGCGCCAACACCAAGGACACCACCGACGCGACCTTCGAGCAGGACGTGCTGCAGAGCAGCAAGCCCGTCCTTGTCGACTTCTGGGCCACCTGGTGCGGCCCGTGCCGCCAGATCGCCCCGATCCTCGACGAGATCGCCGGCGCGCACGCCGACAAGATCGACGTGGTCAAGGTCGACGTCGACGCCAGCCCCCAGACCGCTGCGAAGTACGGCGTCACCAGCATCCCGATGCTCAACCTCTATGTGAACGGCGAGGTCGTCAAGACCATCGTCGGCGCCCAGCCCAAGCCCAAGCTGCTCAAGGAGCTCGAGGACTACCTCTCCTGA
- the trxB gene encoding thioredoxin-disulfide reductase, whose translation MKDPMTNDVRNVIIIGSGPAGYTAAVYAARANLEPLVFEGSVTAGGALMNTTEVENFPGFRDGIMGPDLMDNMRAQAERFGAELVRDDVTQVDLAGEIKVVTDGEGNQHRAHAVILAMGSAYRELGLEDEQRLSGRGVSWCATCDGAFFRDKPIVVVGGGDSAIEEATFLTRFGSSVTVVHRRDELRASKIMAERAQANDKLDFAWNFQVVAINGESKVESVTLRDTVTGAERELETAAVFVAIGHDPRNELVRGIVDLDDEGYVLVQGRGTATNLDGVFACGDLVDHTYRQAITAAGSGCAAALDTERWLAAREEGATPPADTTPDDRTEDQGSAPSR comes from the coding sequence ATGAAGGACCCCATGACCAACGACGTCCGCAATGTCATCATCATCGGCTCCGGCCCGGCCGGCTACACCGCTGCGGTCTACGCCGCCCGCGCCAATCTTGAACCGCTTGTCTTCGAGGGCTCGGTGACCGCCGGCGGAGCCCTGATGAACACCACGGAGGTCGAGAACTTCCCCGGCTTCCGTGACGGCATCATGGGTCCGGACCTGATGGACAACATGCGCGCCCAGGCCGAGCGCTTCGGTGCCGAGCTGGTCCGCGACGACGTCACCCAGGTCGACCTGGCCGGCGAGATCAAGGTCGTGACCGACGGCGAGGGCAACCAGCACCGGGCCCACGCCGTCATCCTGGCGATGGGCTCCGCCTACCGCGAGCTCGGTCTGGAGGACGAGCAGCGCCTCTCCGGTCGAGGTGTGTCCTGGTGCGCGACCTGCGACGGGGCTTTCTTCCGCGACAAGCCGATCGTGGTCGTCGGCGGCGGCGACTCGGCCATCGAGGAGGCGACCTTCCTCACCCGCTTCGGCAGCTCGGTCACCGTGGTCCACCGCCGCGACGAGCTGCGAGCCTCCAAGATCATGGCCGAGCGCGCGCAGGCCAACGACAAGCTCGACTTCGCGTGGAACTTCCAGGTCGTCGCCATCAACGGCGAGAGCAAGGTCGAGTCGGTGACCCTGCGCGACACCGTGACCGGGGCCGAGCGCGAGCTGGAGACCGCGGCAGTCTTCGTCGCCATCGGCCACGACCCGCGCAACGAGCTGGTGCGCGGCATCGTCGACCTGGACGACGAGGGCTATGTCCTGGTGCAGGGGCGCGGGACCGCGACCAACCTCGACGGCGTGTTCGCCTGCGGTGACCTGGTCGACCACACCTATCGTCAAGCCATCACCGCCGCGGGCTCGGGCTGCGCCGCCGCCCTGGACACCGAGCGCTGGCTCGCCGCCCGTGAGGAGGGGGCCACCCCGCCCGCCGACACGACGCCCGACGACCGGACCGAGGACCAGGGCTCCGCCCCGTCCCGCTGA
- the sigM gene encoding RNA polymerase sigma factor SigM, translating into MDTPLDLQTADDRALMAAHLAGDPDAFGEIYRRHRDRMWAVAMRTCNDRELAADAVQDAFVAAFRRAGSYRGEAAVTTWLHRIVVNACLDRLRRLKPTSELPEFDLADGRDEHASLEVALDVREALERLPEGQRLALVLVDMHGLSVAEAAQVLDVAEGTIKSRCARGRTAMASLLGLRTGQPKAAGNHRP; encoded by the coding sequence ATGGACACCCCTCTCGACCTGCAGACCGCCGACGACCGGGCCCTCATGGCGGCTCACCTGGCCGGCGACCCGGACGCGTTCGGCGAGATCTACCGCCGGCACCGCGACCGGATGTGGGCCGTCGCGATGCGCACCTGCAACGACCGGGAGCTGGCAGCCGACGCGGTGCAGGACGCCTTCGTGGCGGCCTTCCGCAGGGCGGGGTCCTATCGCGGCGAGGCGGCCGTGACGACCTGGCTGCACCGGATCGTCGTCAACGCCTGCCTGGACCGGCTGCGGCGGCTCAAGCCGACGAGCGAGCTGCCGGAGTTCGACCTCGCCGACGGGCGCGACGAGCACGCCTCCCTCGAGGTCGCCCTCGACGTGCGCGAGGCCCTGGAGCGCCTGCCCGAGGGACAGCGGCTCGCCCTCGTGCTGGTCGACATGCACGGGCTCAGCGTCGCCGAGGCCGCCCAGGTCCTCGACGTCGCCGAGGGCACCATCAAGTCCCGCTGCGCGCGCGGCCGGACGGCGATGGCGAGCCTGCTCGGGCTGCGGACCGGTCAGCCGAAGGCCGCCGGGAACCATCGGCCGTGA
- the murJ gene encoding murein biosynthesis integral membrane protein MurJ yields the protein MSRFRPYDRFSDDDRGYPPEASLTEEIPLSVYSHEFPDGAYTGEFGHIADPDGPSGAARETGLEVGRHRARARAQALALEQERRRSEGSAPVKKQTLGRASALMASGTLVSRMLGLIRQSLLTYCIGSLTISSGAFQVANTLPNLIYILISGGLLNAVLIPQITKALKQPDGDHLVDRLLTACFALVLGATIVATVAAAPLVNLYGLRGHGPEVRLAVDFAYLCIPQLFFYGTYAILGQVLNARGSYGAFMWTPVLANVVQIAGLLAFQMLYPGSDHLRPEQWTRDMVLLLGVSTTLGIVLQAVALVPALRASGYRWRPRWGLRGHGFGSATRTAGWAFAALLVSQVGGWATMKVMLTVQARASHDHLLVAGVMVYNVAFLFFMLPHSIITTSIITALYPPMSVAANEGNRSELRVLLTRGLTLPSVALVPITVAGLVLAVPGLGVAMPSLLRQGSLRETAIVFGVMIFGLIPFGWTTLQARFLFATDDGRTNLWLQVLLTGVQVVFAVGALWGPPGHSVAMIAIGQTLGNLVAGVTFVLIAQRRVGGLPLNRIVRLHVRLAIISTVAGLLTWGLIEGIQVVVGIGFLSFLTQLLVGGLIFLAVFLVLSHTFHVKEVADLLSPVTRRLRSRLPVPART from the coding sequence ATGAGCCGCTTCCGCCCCTACGACCGCTTCAGCGACGACGACCGCGGCTACCCGCCCGAGGCCTCGCTGACCGAGGAGATCCCCCTCTCGGTCTACAGCCACGAGTTCCCGGACGGTGCTTACACCGGGGAGTTCGGGCACATCGCCGATCCGGACGGCCCCTCGGGCGCCGCCCGGGAGACGGGTCTGGAGGTGGGCCGGCACCGCGCTCGCGCTCGGGCCCAGGCGCTGGCCCTGGAGCAGGAGCGCCGACGCAGCGAGGGATCGGCGCCCGTCAAGAAGCAGACCCTGGGCCGCGCCAGCGCGCTGATGGCCTCCGGCACGCTGGTGAGCCGCATGCTCGGGCTGATCCGGCAGTCGCTCCTGACGTACTGCATCGGATCTCTCACGATCAGCTCGGGCGCCTTCCAGGTCGCCAACACCCTGCCCAACCTGATCTACATCCTGATCTCCGGCGGTCTGCTCAACGCCGTCCTCATCCCCCAGATCACCAAGGCGCTGAAGCAGCCGGACGGCGACCACCTCGTGGACCGGCTGCTGACGGCCTGCTTCGCGCTGGTGCTGGGGGCGACGATCGTGGCCACCGTCGCCGCGGCGCCGCTGGTCAATCTCTACGGCCTGCGCGGCCACGGGCCGGAGGTCCGGCTCGCCGTCGACTTCGCCTACCTTTGCATCCCGCAGCTGTTCTTCTACGGCACCTACGCCATCCTGGGGCAGGTCCTCAACGCCCGGGGCAGCTACGGCGCCTTCATGTGGACCCCGGTCCTCGCCAACGTCGTGCAGATCGCCGGCCTGCTGGCCTTCCAGATGCTCTATCCGGGGTCCGACCACCTGCGGCCGGAGCAGTGGACGCGCGACATGGTGCTGCTGCTGGGCGTCTCCACCACCCTCGGGATCGTCCTGCAGGCGGTGGCCCTGGTCCCCGCCCTGCGCGCCTCCGGCTACCGCTGGCGGCCCCGGTGGGGGCTGCGCGGGCACGGCTTCGGGTCCGCCACGCGCACGGCGGGGTGGGCCTTCGCGGCGCTCCTCGTCAGCCAGGTGGGCGGCTGGGCGACCATGAAGGTCATGCTCACGGTCCAGGCGCGGGCCTCGCACGACCACCTGCTGGTGGCCGGCGTGATGGTCTACAACGTCGCGTTCCTGTTCTTCATGCTGCCCCACTCGATCATCACCACGTCCATCATCACGGCGCTCTATCCCCCGATGTCCGTGGCGGCCAACGAGGGCAACCGGTCCGAGCTGCGGGTCCTGCTCACCCGCGGTCTGACCCTGCCCTCCGTCGCGCTCGTCCCCATCACCGTCGCCGGCCTGGTGCTCGCCGTCCCCGGCCTGGGGGTCGCGATGCCCAGCCTGTTGCGCCAGGGCTCGCTGCGCGAGACCGCGATCGTCTTCGGGGTGATGATCTTCGGGCTCATCCCCTTCGGATGGACGACCCTGCAGGCGCGATTCCTCTTCGCCACCGATGACGGCCGCACCAACCTGTGGCTCCAGGTTCTCCTCACGGGGGTGCAGGTCGTCTTTGCCGTGGGGGCCCTGTGGGGCCCGCCCGGTCACTCGGTGGCGATGATCGCCATCGGCCAGACCCTCGGCAACCTCGTCGCCGGGGTGACCTTCGTGCTGATCGCCCAGCGGCGCGTCGGTGGGCTCCCGCTCAACCGCATCGTGCGGCTGCACGTGCGCCTCGCGATCATCTCCACCGTCGCCGGGCTGCTCACGTGGGGTCTGATCGAGGGCATCCAGGTGGTGGTCGGGATCGGTTTCCTGTCCTTCCTCACCCAGCTGCTCGTGGGCGGGCTGATCTTCCTCGCGGTGTTCCTCGTCCTCTCGCACACCTTCCACGTCAAGGAGGTGGCCGACCTGCTGAGCCCGGTCACCCGGCGGTTGCGCTCCCGCCTGCCGGTCCCGGCGAGGACCTAG
- a CDS encoding DUF6049 family protein, whose translation MGATRRPHDRADLPQRAAHRGHGLAAPRRRPVIRGARGAAARLAAALTTLVPLLGGMPTAAAAPSRGAASPHEAVPSVAPSAASARPGSVTAAPQVRRTAARVSITLDDVTPVVARPGEEVKVRFTVAAPAATGPLSARLLVGDTPVTGRAVLDSWLHATTPRPLTSREVAQGRIPPLAARGTSTLTLAIPATAVPRGRPFGAYPLAVEVRSGTTRAGVLRSVLPGLRATPEYEPLRLAWIAPITLPADPELTAGTAAQVGAAWSRAVGPQGPLQQRLDAAAGTPVTWLVDPSVLAPPSRPGGLITDPTAVPSLPPTPTRTRTTSTPAGTSPPHPLVGATGRPPAGSHPTPTPSPTTSAPANPGSGASALAGAARDAQQLAARLRALDDTQPLWALPPGDPDTAALLAGDPRSLRPLLWPQQASPLDSAVGRSVPDSVAWPADGLWPDGRTASWQAATARTAPAAALVSTSAIRSSPDLTPGAGQRSSEGLPLLAYDERLSLVTSGRRTRTDAELVQEFLGQSLTLLGERPGTRRTTLVAVPRDAALSPAALRRLWRATRAVPWLRQVDASTFLSAGSRATAPSRLRPAAASPLTPQTTQELAEGARAVTGLRKILPGEERLTTSWTTALRDLASARWRGRPQEWEGLRHTLEESVDEVRRGVQVPPSTFNFLADTGVIQITVTNSLPYAVHDLRLDLVPGIGTLRVDKAPPPLSIAAGSRTTTRVQVSARAAGTVPLEARLTTPDGVVLGSPSTVNMNVRPTSAWVFALIAGIVGGILVLGLARALRRGGPTRAERELGDHDAVAEAVLGADSSPKDP comes from the coding sequence GTGGGTGCGACTCGGCGACCGCACGACCGAGCTGACCTTCCCCAACGAGCGGCGCATCGCGGCCACGGCCTGGCAGCGCCTCGCCGGCGACCGGTGATCCGAGGCGCGAGGGGGGCGGCGGCGAGGCTCGCCGCGGCCCTGACCACGCTCGTTCCGCTCCTCGGCGGTATGCCGACGGCGGCAGCCGCGCCCTCCCGTGGCGCCGCGAGCCCCCACGAGGCCGTGCCCTCCGTGGCTCCGTCTGCCGCCTCGGCCCGTCCCGGCTCCGTGACGGCGGCGCCCCAGGTGCGTAGGACGGCCGCCCGGGTGTCGATCACCCTGGACGACGTGACCCCCGTGGTGGCTCGGCCTGGCGAGGAGGTGAAGGTCCGGTTCACCGTCGCGGCCCCTGCGGCCACCGGCCCGCTGTCCGCGCGCCTGCTGGTGGGCGACACGCCGGTGACGGGCCGGGCCGTGCTGGACTCCTGGCTGCACGCGACGACGCCCCGCCCATTGACCTCCCGGGAGGTGGCGCAGGGGCGGATCCCGCCGCTGGCGGCGCGGGGCACCTCGACGCTCACCCTCGCGATCCCGGCGACCGCGGTGCCGAGGGGGCGGCCCTTCGGTGCCTACCCCCTGGCCGTCGAGGTGCGCTCGGGCACGACCCGCGCCGGCGTCCTGCGCTCGGTCCTGCCGGGCCTGCGGGCCACCCCGGAGTACGAACCCCTCCGCCTGGCCTGGATCGCCCCGATCACGCTCCCCGCCGACCCCGAGCTCACGGCGGGCACGGCGGCACAGGTGGGGGCGGCCTGGTCCCGGGCGGTGGGGCCCCAGGGACCCTTGCAGCAGCGGCTCGACGCCGCCGCCGGCACGCCGGTCACCTGGCTCGTGGACCCCTCCGTCCTCGCCCCGCCGAGCCGTCCGGGTGGCCTGATCACCGATCCGACGGCCGTGCCCTCCCTGCCCCCGACCCCCACGAGGACCCGGACCACGTCCACGCCGGCCGGCACCTCGCCCCCGCACCCCCTCGTCGGGGCCACCGGCCGTCCCCCGGCCGGCAGCCACCCGACGCCCACCCCCTCCCCGACGACCTCCGCTCCGGCGAACCCCGGCTCCGGGGCCAGTGCCCTGGCGGGGGCGGCCCGCGACGCCCAGCAGCTCGCCGCCCGGCTGCGGGCGCTCGACGACACCCAGCCGTTGTGGGCCCTGCCCCCGGGCGACCCCGACACCGCCGCCCTGCTCGCCGGAGACCCGCGTTCGCTGCGGCCGCTGCTGTGGCCCCAGCAGGCCTCGCCGCTCGACAGCGCGGTGGGCCGCTCCGTCCCGGACTCCGTCGCCTGGCCCGCCGACGGGCTGTGGCCCGACGGGCGGACGGCGTCCTGGCAGGCGGCCACGGCGCGCACGGCCCCGGCGGCCGCCCTGGTCTCCACCAGCGCGATCCGCAGCTCCCCGGACCTGACCCCGGGCGCCGGGCAGCGCAGCTCCGAGGGACTGCCGCTGCTGGCCTACGACGAGCGGCTGAGCCTGGTCACGTCGGGCCGGCGCACGCGCACGGACGCCGAGCTCGTCCAGGAGTTCCTGGGGCAGTCCCTGACCCTGCTCGGCGAACGCCCCGGCACCCGTCGCACCACCCTGGTCGCCGTGCCCCGGGACGCGGCCCTGAGCCCGGCCGCCCTGCGGCGGCTCTGGCGGGCGACCCGCGCGGTGCCGTGGCTGCGTCAGGTGGACGCGAGCACCTTCCTCAGCGCCGGCAGCCGGGCTACCGCGCCCTCGCGGCTGCGGCCCGCCGCCGCGTCGCCGCTGACCCCGCAAACCACCCAGGAGCTCGCGGAGGGCGCACGTGCGGTCACCGGTCTGCGCAAGATCCTCCCGGGCGAGGAGCGCCTCACCACGTCCTGGACGACGGCCCTGCGTGACCTCGCCTCTGCCCGGTGGCGGGGTCGGCCGCAGGAGTGGGAGGGGCTGCGCCATACCCTGGAGGAGTCCGTCGACGAGGTGCGCCGGGGGGTGCAGGTGCCTCCGAGCACGTTCAACTTCCTCGCCGACACCGGCGTCATCCAGATCACCGTCACCAACTCCTTGCCGTATGCCGTCCACGACCTGCGCCTGGACCTCGTCCCCGGGATCGGGACCCTCCGCGTGGACAAGGCGCCGCCGCCGCTGTCCATCGCGGCAGGCAGCCGCACCACCACGCGGGTGCAGGTGTCGGCGCGGGCCGCGGGGACCGTCCCGCTGGAGGCCCGGCTCACCACCCCCGACGGTGTCGTCCTGGGCTCGCCCAGTACCGTCAACATGAACGTCCGGCCGACCAGTGCGTGGGTGTTCGCGCTCATCGCAGGTATCGTCGGCGGGATTCTCGTGCTCGGGTTGGCGCGCGCCCTGCGCCGCGGCGGCCCGACGCGCGCCGAGCGGGAGCTCGGTGACCACGACGCCGTCGCCGAGGCAGTCCTCGGCGCTGACAGCTCCCCCAAGGATCCGTGA